AGATCATGCAGGAAAACGGCCGCATCGGCATGTCCGAACTCGGTCGCCGCATCGGCCTGTCGCAACCGGCAACCTCCGAGCGGGTGAAGCGACTGGAGGAGCGGGGCATCATCAGCGGTTATGGCGCTCGCATCGATGCCGCGCGGCTTGGTCTCGGCATGATGGCGGTTATCCGCCTGCGCACCACGCACGAACACATCAAGGCCTGCCTCAAACTGTTTTCCGAGCTTCCGCATGTGATGGAGGTGCTGCGGCTGACGGGCGAGGATTGTTTTCTCCTGAAGGTGCTGGTGCCCAACCCGGGCGAGCTTGAAACCATCGTCGATACCATTGCGCGCTACGGCTCCGTCACGACATCGCTGGTCCTGCGCAGCGAACCGCCAAAGCCCATCGGCCGTTCCCTGCTGCAGCGGTCATGATCGCCGCTTATGCCAGCATGCGTGTCACCGCCCTGTCATCCAGCCGCGATAACCAACGCTCATGTCTCTATCCGCACCTCTCGTCCGCTTCGGCATTGTCGCCGATCCCCAATATGCCGATATCGATGCCGATCCGGCGCTCAATCGCTATTTCCGGCAGAGCCTCGACAAGCTCTCCGAAGCAATCGACACCTTCAACGACCATGAACTCGATTTCATCGTGACGCTGGGCGATATCATCGACCGCGCTTTCGAGAATTTCGACGATATCCTGCCGCTCTACGGGCGCTCGCGTCATCCGGCATTTTTCCTGCTTGGCAACCACGACTATGCCGTATCCGCGCAGCATCTGCCGGACGTTCTGCGGCGCGTCGGCATGGAGCGTGCCTATTACGATCTGGTCTTCGGCCAGTATCGCTTCGTCTTCCTCGATGGGAGCGATGTCAGCGTCTTTTCAGCAGCGTCGGCGATCCGCGCACAGCCTTGGCAAAGGAACGCCTATCGGCACTGAAAGCCAGCGGCGCAAAGAACGCCCAGACGTGGAACGGTTCGCTGGGAGATGAGCAGCTTGCCTGGCTTTCCGCCCAGCTGGCTGAGGCCGATGTCAATGGCGAGCAGGTCATCGTCTTCAATCACTATCCGGTTTTCCCGCCAAACCGCCACAATATGTGGGATAGCGAACGCGTTCTCGACATGCTCTCGAAGTCCGAAAGCTTCACCGCTTATTTTTGCGGCCACAACCACGATGGCGATTTTGGCCTTTTCGCTGGCCGTCCATTCGTCACCGTCAAGGGCATGGTCGATACGCCAGACCAGAATGCCTTCTCGATTGTCTCCATCTTCGAAGACCGTATCGAGATCGAGGGTTTCGGCCGCCAGCAGAGCCGGGTGCTTCCCATCAACGAGCCAATGGTCCGGCCGGCTGCTGTTTCCAGCCGCTGATCCAGAGATCACGCAGGCCGTCACCTTCGCCACGGAAATGGGCTTCCAACAAAGCGCAACCCTGCACGCGGTCGGTGCGGAAGTTGCGGATGGCCTGGCGCAGTTCGCACCATCCAACGACGACTGCCGTTGCTGAATAATAGATCAATGCCAGCGGCCGGATGGCCCTTTGGCTGCCGCGGCCCTGTTCGTCGCTGTAATCGAGCAGCAGCTTGCGTTCGTCTCGGATCGCCCGACGCACCAAGGCAAGATCCAGGCTTTCGGGAGCAGGCGCGATCGAGCCCCAGGCATGCAGCGTGCGGCTATTCAGCGTCTGGCGCAGGGGCGCAGGCATGGCGCCGGCGATCTTGTCGCTGACGCGCGCGGCGGCATCCTTGAGTTCGGTATCGTTCGAGCGGGCGAGCAACGCCAGCGCCAGCACGATCGCCTCCGTTTCTTCGATCGAGAACATCAGCGGCGGCATGTCGAAGCCGGGGCGCAGGATATAACCGATGCCGCGCCCGCCCTCGATCGGCACCCGCATGGCCTGAAGTGCTGCGATATCCCGGTAGATCGAGCGCACCGTCACCTCCAGCCGTTCGGCGATGATGGCCGCTGTCACCGGTTTTGGTGAGAGCCTGAGGATCTGGATGATCTCGAACAGCCGGGATGCCTTGCGCATGGCGAAAATCTCTTCGTATCGGCGATGATACTGACAGAACCCTGTCAGGAGGCTTCGTTTATATCAGAGCTCAAGCGGCTGAAAAACAAGGAGCCGCGGAGAATGATTTCACAAAACGCGCAAGGCTACTGACATGAGTTACTCGGAAAATCTCTGGCTGTTCTTCACGCTTCTCTTCGGCATCATCATCGTGCCCGGCATGGACATGGTCTTCGTCATGGCCAACGCGCTGACGGGCGGACGCGCGTCTGGCCTATCCGCAACGGCGGGCATCATGGGTGGCGGGTTGTTCCATACGCTCTATGCGGCGCTCGGCGTCGGGCTGCTCCTCCATCTCGTGCCGGGCCTCTTCAACATTCTCCTGATCGCCGGCGCGCTTTATATCGCCTGGATCGGCTATACGCTGATGCGCTCCAACATCGCGATTGCCACGGTCGAACCACTCGCGCAGCTCTCCCGCTGGACCAGTTTTCGCCGCGGCGCGCTCACCAGCCTGCTCAATCCCAAGGCCTATCTGTTCATGCTGGCGGTCTATCCGCAGTTCCTGAAGCCGGATTTCGGTCCGCTTCTGCCGCAGGTCGTGATCATGGCCGTGATGATCGCCGCGACCCAACTTGCCGTCTACGGCAGTTTGGCGGTCGCCGCCGGCCGCAGCCGCGAAATGATTACATCAAACCCGCACGCGACAGCGCTTCTCGGCAAGTCCGTCGGAGCCATCCTGATCGCGGTTGCCGCCTGGACGGCATGGCAGAGCTGGAGCACGGCGATGTGACGGCTGGCGATAACGTGATAAAAATACTCTTGTTATTCAGCTGCTTAAATCCTTCGGATAAACAGGATTTCAAAAAAATGTTACTTCCTTCGCGCCCGCAAAATGCAATCATGCCCGCGCATTCACAGGGATGAAGGCAGCGTGCACCACCGGTCAACTCGCTGTTTGCGCCGGATCAGGGAGATATTGATGAAGCTGAAGACCATTGCACTGGCGATTGCCGTTGCGAGCTTGGGACTGGGAGCAGTCAGCGCCGCTGACAATCCGGTGGAGATCCGCGAAGGGCTGATGAAGAAGATCGGCGGCTCGATGGGTGCGCTGGCGGGAATAGCCAAGGGCGACAAGCCCTATGATGAAGCTATCGTGAAAGCCTCGCTGACCGCCATCAGCGAAAGCATCAAGGTCTTCCCCGATCAATTCCCGGCCGGCTCCGATGCTGGCTCGGAAGCCAGCCCGAAGATCTGGGAGAGCATGGACGATTTCAAGGCCAAGGCCGCCAAGCTCGGTGCCGATGCCGATGCGCAGCTTGCCCAGCTGCCGGCGGATCAGGCCAGTGTCGGCGCAGCCGTTGGCCTTATCGGCAAGAACTGTGGCGACTGTCATCAGTCCTATCGCGTCAAGAAGTGACCCGATAGGACAGCTTTCCTTTGCGTAAACGCCCGATGCGCCGGATACTCCGGTGCATCGGCGCAAGCGTAGGTGGAGAAGGAAGAGGTCGGTGGCAGCAAGAATGCGACGATTCCTGACAACAGCAGTGCTTTTCGTCGCCGTGGCCGGCACGGCGGCGTGGTTCCTGACGCGGCCGGAGCCTTGGCCGGCAAGCCATTGGGAAGGCCTGGGCGAGCCAGATGTCGCCAACGGCGCCCTGGTGTTTTCGGCCGGCGGCTGCGTCAGCTGTCACGCCAGGCCGGGTGCAGTTGAAGGAGAGGCGCAGCTGGTTCTTTCCGGCGGGTTGGCGCTGAAGAGCGATTTCGGCACGTTCCATGTCCCGAACATTTCGCCCGACGAGACGGCCGGCATTGGCGGCTGGACGCTTGCGGAGTTCGGCAACGCCATAACCCGCGGCGTCGGTCCGCACAACGAACACCTCTATCCGTCCTTTCCCTACACGTCCTATGCGCGCCTGACGGCCAAGGACGTCAACGATCTGTTCGGCTATCTGAAGACCCTGCCGAAGAGCCCGGACGTCGCGCCGTCCCACGAATTGCCGTTCCCCTTCAACATACGGTTGGCGCTCGGCGGCTGGAAGCTGCTGTTCTACAGCGACGCACCCCGCGTCACCGTCGATACGTCGAACCCCAAGCTCGCCCGCGGACAATATCTCGTGGAAGGCCCCGGCCATTGCGGCGAATGTCACACCCCGCGCAACGCGCTCGGCGGTTTCGAGCCCGGCCAGTGGCTGGCCGGTGCACCCAATCCGGAAGGCAAGGGCCGCATCCCCAACATCACGCCGGGTTCGAAAAGCATTGGTAGCTGGAGCGAAGGCGATATCGTCACCTACCTCGAAACCGGCTTCACGCCCGATTTCGATTCCGCCGGGGGCTCAATGGTCGAGGTCCAGAAAAACATGGCCAAGCTCCCCGCCAGCGACCGCGAAGCGATCGCCGCCTATCTGAAGGCAGTACCTGCCGTGCAGTAGTGCTTGCAATAAATGCTAGCGTTGCTATCTTTCGGGCATGAACGACAGGCACAGGAAGACCTTGCTTGCCGTTTTTGCCGAGCCGGTATCGGGCACGATCGCTTGGGCAGATATCGAAAGCATGCTGGTCGGCGTTGGTTGCTCCATTCTTGAAGGCAGCGGATCGCGGGTGCGTTTTGTCTTCGGTTCGGACATCGAAAGCTTCCATCGCCCTCATCCGGCGAAGGAAGCCAAGCGCTATCAGGTCCGGGCGGCACGGGATTTTCTGATCAAAATCGGGATCAAACCATGAATGTAATGACCCATAACGGCTATTCCGCCCGGATTGAATACGACGCCGAAGGCGAAATATTCTTTGGTCGTCTGGCGGGGATCAGCGACGGCGTGACCTTTCATGCGGATACCGTGGTGGACCTGAAAGTCGCATTTCAGGAGGCGGTTGATGATTATGTTGAAAGCTGTGCGAAGCTCGGCAAGGAGCCGCAGAAACCCTATTCGGGAAAGATGATGTTTCGCGTCGATCCCGAGATACACGCCCGGGCTGCAAAGGCCGCCGAATTGGCCGGTAAGAGCCTTAATCAATGGGCCGCTGAAGTCCTTGCAAAGGCAAGTGAGCGAGCAGCCTGAAGCTAAAAGAATTGCTTATTTCGCTGCCCTATGCTCGGCACCGAAAAGCCTGAGGTAGCTGCTCAGGTCTTCCGATGAAAAGCCGATGGCGCGGTAGATTTCGGCGGCAAAGCTCACCGGCGCGGTTTCCGAAGCGGTGATGATGCCCTGGTCGCTGACGGCCTGCGGCTGGTCGAGGTAGAGATCGGCGCCGCGATATTGCGGCACGCGCTCGAGCAGGCCAAGCGAGTTGCTGGTGTGGGCAACTGTATCGAGAAGGCCGGCGCGGGCGAAGGCAAGCGTGGCGCCGCAGATGGCGGCGATCGGCCGGCCATGGTCGTTGAAGCGGCGATAGACGGCCGAAAGATCCGGGGCGGCCTCGGTCTGCCAGATCGTGCCGCCGCTTAGGACCAGTGCGTCGAAGGAGGCGGGGTCAAGCGTTTCGGCGTCCCTGTCCGGCACGACCTTGAGGCCGCCCATGGACATGACGCCGCGTCCGCCGGGTGTCGCGGTGACGATCTCGAAGCCGAAATCGCCGCGCGCCGAAGCCATCAACAGCGCGCATTCCCAATCCGCGAAACCTTCCGTCAGAACGATTGCAAGCTTCATGACGCTTCCTCCGCCAGACGTGAACCCTTGCGATCACATTCCGGTTCTCACCGGAAAAAGCTTACCGCATATCGCTCGAAAATGGGAACTCATTTCGAGACAAGACGAGCGGAAAAACAAACGCTTAAAGCGGGAGGGGTTCGCCCTTCCTGTCGCCATCTGCGTTCAAGCCAGCTTCTGCAGATAGCGCATGCCGGTGACCGGGCCGGGCGTGAAGTTTTCGGATTCGTAGAAGCGATGCGCCTGGAAGTTGCCGGTGGCGGCGCTGACGGAAAGATAGGTACAGCCCGCCATGCGCGCCTGTTCGCGGGCCTTGGCGACGAGATGGCGGCCGATGCCGGTGCCGCGATGGGCGGGGCGGACGTAGAGCTGGTTCACTTCCATGCCGCGCAGGCCCTGCGGCGCGCGGTAGAGCGGCACGAGAATGGCATGACCGATCAGCTCGCCTTCGGCTTCGGCAACGAGCGCGGTAATCCACGGCATCTTGCCGAAAAGATCGCGCTCCAGATCTTCCGATGTGATCGGGGCTGCGTCGCCATGATGGGCGGCAAGCTCGCCGATCAGTTCGCGAAGGGCAGCAAGGTCGCGCGGCTTGGCAGAGCGGATGGTCACCAGCGGCGCGCGGCTTACCGGATGCTGCGGCAGCGTGGGACGGTGGGGAAGGGAAGTTTCAAGCATTTTGGTCTCCTGATGGCTTTACCCGCCATCAGGTGCCGTTCAAAACAAAAGCCGCCTGACGGCGGCTTGTTGAACATGATCAGACAGCCGCACCTATGAGAGCAGCGTAAAATACCAGCGGGCAATGGTTGCGGTCGTGATCATGGCGACTTGGATCGCGCTTTTGCGTGGGAATGTCAACGGGTATTTTTTGCGCGTGGGCTTACGATCCACCGGACTGTGAATCACGTCAAACCGGCTGCCTTCCGCAACGCTTTGTTCATGCGGCCCTGCCAGCCTTTCCCGCCTTCACGAAATTTGGCGACAACCTCTTCATCAAGGCGAAGCGTGATCTGCTTCTTGGGTTTTTCCAATGCAGGGCGTCCACGGGATTTGCGATGCTCATCCATTGCCTTGAAAAAATCGTTCGGCAGAACATCTTTTGCCGGACGCAGATTGGCGAGTTCTTCATCGCTCAGTTCGGGAGAGTCGATCGCATTCCAATCGTCCCGGGAATAACCGCGACCAGTTGTAAACGTCTTCATATCACTGGCTTTGGCCATGGAAGCCTCCTTCTTTCCCTATCGCTCGCTTGTCGAGAGCTGATGATGGATATGGCTTCGGTGCCGAGTGTTGCGAAGACAACAACGGCAGTGCCATCCCGGAAATAGCCAATAGCCTTCAACCGGCAATATCCGGTTTGCTTTCAGCGACTACGGCATTTGCCCAGTCAAGCTCGCCTACATCGGCAAAATCGAGGCCGTGTTTCTCAAGGTTCGCCTGTCGGTTGGGTTCATCCCATAGGATTCTCATAATTAAATGTAGCTACATTTAAACAGAGTATCAAGCGTGCTGGCAAGCTATTGTCCGGCAAAGCACAGGCCGCATATCAGTGATCGGCTTTACAAAGCCCATGGTCCGCCAGCGCCCGGATCACATAGCAGTCTCCGACCGTATGATTGCCGTCGCAGGAGACGATGCGCTCGAGTTCGCGTTCAAGGCTCTGGAGCCGGGCGATCTTCTCGCGCACGTCGGCGAGATGTTCGGCGGCGATGCGGTCGGCGTCGCCGCAAGGTTTTTCCGGGTGGCCGCTGAGTTCCAGCAGGTCGCGGATCGCCTCGATCGACAGGCCGAGGTCGCGGCCGTGGCGGATGAAGGCGAGGCGTTCGAGATCGTCTTTTTCATAGCGCCGCTGGTTGCCTTCGCTGCGCTCGGGCGCTGAAATCAAGCCCATCTGCTCGTAATAGCGGATGGTCGGAACCTTGACGCCGGTCCTGCGCGAAAGATCGCCGATGGAAAACATGGATACCTCCGAACTGCTCGAAACAACGGATGGAGCATCTCGGTTGCGGGCAAAAATTCTCTAGTCTCTAGAGCTTTATATAGGCTGAAATGGCAGTGAAAACCAGAGGCCTCCACA
This genomic stretch from Pararhizobium capsulatum DSM 1112 harbors:
- a CDS encoding Lrp/AsnC family transcriptional regulator, whose amino-acid sequence is MPADNDPVTLDPTDIAILEIMQENGRIGMSELGRRIGLSQPATSERVKRLEERGIISGYGARIDAARLGLGMMAVIRLRTTHEHIKACLKLFSELPHVMEVLRLTGEDCFLLKVLVPNPGELETIVDTIARYGSVTTSLVLRSEPPKPIGRSLLQRS
- a CDS encoding helix-turn-helix transcriptional regulator, which encodes MRKASRLFEIIQILRLSPKPVTAAIIAERLEVTVRSIYRDIAALQAMRVPIEGGRGIGYILRPGFDMPPLMFSIEETEAIVLALALLARSNDTELKDAAARVSDKIAGAMPAPLRQTLNSRTLHAWGSIAPAPESLDLALVRRAIRDERKLLLDYSDEQGRGSQRAIRPLALIYYSATAVVVGWCELRQAIRNFRTDRVQGCALLEAHFRGEGDGLRDLWISGWKQQPAGPLAR
- a CDS encoding LysE family translocator: MSYSENLWLFFTLLFGIIIVPGMDMVFVMANALTGGRASGLSATAGIMGGGLFHTLYAALGVGLLLHLVPGLFNILLIAGALYIAWIGYTLMRSNIAIATVEPLAQLSRWTSFRRGALTSLLNPKAYLFMLAVYPQFLKPDFGPLLPQVVIMAVMIAATQLAVYGSLAVAAGRSREMITSNPHATALLGKSVGAILIAVAAWTAWQSWSTAM
- a CDS encoding c-type cytochrome, whose product is MKLKTIALAIAVASLGLGAVSAADNPVEIREGLMKKIGGSMGALAGIAKGDKPYDEAIVKASLTAISESIKVFPDQFPAGSDAGSEASPKIWESMDDFKAKAAKLGADADAQLAQLPADQASVGAAVGLIGKNCGDCHQSYRVKK
- a CDS encoding c-type cytochrome, with product MRRFLTTAVLFVAVAGTAAWFLTRPEPWPASHWEGLGEPDVANGALVFSAGGCVSCHARPGAVEGEAQLVLSGGLALKSDFGTFHVPNISPDETAGIGGWTLAEFGNAITRGVGPHNEHLYPSFPYTSYARLTAKDVNDLFGYLKTLPKSPDVAPSHELPFPFNIRLALGGWKLLFYSDAPRVTVDTSNPKLARGQYLVEGPGHCGECHTPRNALGGFEPGQWLAGAPNPEGKGRIPNITPGSKSIGSWSEGDIVTYLETGFTPDFDSAGGSMVEVQKNMAKLPASDREAIAAYLKAVPAVQ
- a CDS encoding type II toxin-antitoxin system HicA family toxin, which encodes MNDRHRKTLLAVFAEPVSGTIAWADIESMLVGVGCSILEGSGSRVRFVFGSDIESFHRPHPAKEAKRYQVRAARDFLIKIGIKP
- a CDS encoding type II toxin-antitoxin system HicB family antitoxin, with the protein product MNVMTHNGYSARIEYDAEGEIFFGRLAGISDGVTFHADTVVDLKVAFQEAVDDYVESCAKLGKEPQKPYSGKMMFRVDPEIHARAAKAAELAGKSLNQWAAEVLAKASERAA
- a CDS encoding type 1 glutamine amidotransferase family protein gives rise to the protein MKLAIVLTEGFADWECALLMASARGDFGFEIVTATPGGRGVMSMGGLKVVPDRDAETLDPASFDALVLSGGTIWQTEAAPDLSAVYRRFNDHGRPIAAICGATLAFARAGLLDTVAHTSNSLGLLERVPQYRGADLYLDQPQAVSDQGIITASETAPVSFAAEIYRAIGFSSEDLSSYLRLFGAEHRAAK
- a CDS encoding GNAT family N-acetyltransferase, encoding MLETSLPHRPTLPQHPVSRAPLVTIRSAKPRDLAALRELIGELAAHHGDAAPITSEDLERDLFGKMPWITALVAEAEGELIGHAILVPLYRAPQGLRGMEVNQLYVRPAHRGTGIGRHLVAKAREQARMAGCTYLSVSAATGNFQAHRFYESENFTPGPVTGMRYLQKLA
- a CDS encoding BrnA antitoxin family protein, which translates into the protein MAKASDMKTFTTGRGYSRDDWNAIDSPELSDEELANLRPAKDVLPNDFFKAMDEHRKSRGRPALEKPKKQITLRLDEEVVAKFREGGKGWQGRMNKALRKAAGLT
- a CDS encoding MerR family transcriptional regulator, which gives rise to MFSIGDLSRRTGVKVPTIRYYEQMGLISAPERSEGNQRRYEKDDLERLAFIRHGRDLGLSIEAIRDLLELSGHPEKPCGDADRIAAEHLADVREKIARLQSLERELERIVSCDGNHTVGDCYVIRALADHGLCKADH